The following are encoded in a window of Gammaproteobacteria bacterium genomic DNA:
- a CDS encoding sigma-E factor negative regulatory protein — protein sequence MKIEITDPQELLSAFVDEETTAFEVQRLCGELHNDRELARLGRCYVIGDAMRGNLPLKIDANFVASVRAAIEREPLEAVAPDAAGWRPRLLNPGRINPARINPAMGFGLAASIAVCAVIGFQSFNSSSTPEIPVTNVARINPAAAGSSAITPSLTDSQLLRQTRASIAAADAAPGLDAPGVGAPKASLVGNSEVAARLNSYLVNHSEYAPSRGMMPYARAVVGYEGDR from the coding sequence ATGAAGATTGAGATTACCGATCCGCAAGAGCTGTTATCCGCATTTGTAGATGAAGAAACCACCGCATTTGAAGTACAGCGACTGTGCGGGGAGTTGCACAACGATCGCGAGCTGGCGCGATTGGGACGCTGTTACGTGATAGGCGATGCGATGCGGGGCAATCTGCCATTGAAGATCGACGCGAATTTTGTCGCCAGTGTGCGGGCCGCGATCGAGCGTGAACCGCTAGAGGCCGTCGCGCCCGATGCCGCCGGATGGCGCCCACGCCTGTTAAATCCGGGCCGTATTAATCCGGCCCGTATTAATCCCGCAATGGGATTCGGTCTGGCGGCTTCCATCGCGGTATGCGCGGTAATCGGCTTTCAGTCATTCAACAGTTCGTCCACCCCCGAAATCCCCGTCACCAACGTCGCTCGGATCAACCCCGCAGCCGCCGGCTCCTCCGCTATCACCCCCTCCCTCACGGATTCGCAGTTGTTGCGCCAGACTCGCGCAAGCATCGCCGCGGCTGACGCAGCACCCGGACTTGACGCGCCGGGGGTTGGCGCGCCTAAGGCCTCTCTGGTCGGCAATTCTGAAGTGGCCGCCCGCCTCAACAGTTATCTCGTTAATCACAGCGAGTACGCACCCTCGCGAGGGATGATGCCTTACGCACGCGCGGTGGTCGGGTACGAAGGCGATCGATAG
- the lepB gene encoding signal peptidase I yields MTLDLELVLVIGTLLTGGIWLFDRMVLARRAPDVAPATAHAAQGSDPAMQARAAGHKTGHAAARIDPWYVEYSKSFFPVLLIVLLLRGFVAEPFRIPSGSMMPTLLVGDFILVSKFAYDIRLPVLGTTLLETGDPQRGDVIVFRYPDNPADDYIKRVVGLPGDHIGYYNKVVYINGKPAPQQPLHKYQATGSGVAMSGATVASEQLGPVKHPILLEPRHPRMDGEYVVPPDQYFVMGDNRDNSNDSRFWGFVPDENLVGQAFLIWLNWDMQGGVFDFTRIGDRID; encoded by the coding sequence ATGACTCTAGACCTGGAACTGGTGCTGGTTATTGGCACGTTACTTACCGGCGGTATCTGGCTTTTCGATCGGATGGTGCTGGCCAGACGCGCGCCAGACGTGGCGCCGGCCACAGCGCATGCCGCGCAAGGCAGCGACCCCGCCATGCAGGCGCGAGCGGCAGGACATAAGACCGGTCACGCCGCCGCCCGCATAGACCCGTGGTATGTCGAATATTCGAAATCGTTTTTTCCGGTGCTGCTGATCGTGCTGCTGCTGCGGGGGTTTGTCGCCGAGCCGTTCCGCATTCCGTCCGGCTCGATGATGCCGACTCTGCTGGTGGGGGATTTTATTCTGGTCAGCAAATTCGCCTACGACATCCGCCTGCCGGTGCTGGGTACTACGCTTCTCGAAACCGGCGATCCGCAGCGCGGCGATGTCATCGTGTTCCGTTATCCCGACAATCCCGCCGACGATTACATCAAGCGGGTGGTCGGCCTGCCCGGCGATCACATCGGCTATTACAACAAGGTTGTGTACATCAACGGCAAACCAGCGCCGCAACAGCCGCTGCACAAATACCAGGCCACCGGCAGCGGTGTGGCCATGAGCGGCGCGACCGTCGCGAGCGAACAACTGGGCCCGGTCAAACACCCGATTCTGCTGGAGCCGCGGCATCCGCGCATGGACGGCGAATATGTCGTGCCCCCGGATCAGTATTTCGTGATGGGCGACAACCGCGACAACAGCAACGACAGCCGCTTCTGGGGTTTCGTGCCGGACGAAAACCTGGTGGGACAAGCTTTTTTAATCTGGCTGAACTGGGACATGCAGGGCGGAGTGTTCGATTTCACGCGCATCGGTGACCGCATCGATTAG
- a CDS encoding MucB/RseB C-terminal domain-containing protein, with protein MRYVAPCARIAIIAILAAPHTVWSGQDAKAWLDKMADAVQSLNYEGTFIYARGDKMDTMHIVHGSDAQGIRERLTTLTGEKREVIRDRGVLTCVWPHKNAVTVEATREREHGIPAVIPSRTQGLDEHYRLSVLGRGRIAGTVCRNLAIKPKDNLRYGHRLCVAEDSGMLLASMMLDASGQPIEKVMFTTLELREQIPDAHFAPTMIEADQVWYRAGPRQQPFRLQPDPGWRVERKPPGFEVTSVSKRVIAASPQPVQHMILTDGLASVSIFITRPMELTAFFKGTTQSGALNAFARNLNGYQITVVGEMPAETVRMIGQSMAYTPSE; from the coding sequence ATGCGATATGTCGCGCCCTGCGCGAGGATCGCGATAATCGCGATCCTCGCGGCGCCGCACACGGTATGGAGTGGGCAGGATGCAAAGGCCTGGCTGGATAAAATGGCCGACGCCGTACAATCCCTTAACTACGAAGGCACGTTCATCTACGCGCGCGGCGACAAGATGGACACCATGCACATTGTCCATGGCAGCGACGCGCAAGGCATTCGAGAACGTCTGACCACGCTGACCGGCGAGAAGCGCGAGGTGATACGCGACCGCGGCGTGCTCACCTGCGTGTGGCCCCACAAGAACGCGGTGACGGTCGAAGCCACGCGCGAGCGCGAGCACGGCATTCCGGCCGTTATTCCGTCCCGCACGCAAGGACTGGACGAACACTATCGGCTAAGCGTCCTTGGCCGGGGCCGCATCGCCGGTACGGTGTGTCGCAACCTCGCCATTAAGCCCAAGGACAACCTGCGTTACGGGCACCGGCTTTGCGTCGCAGAGGATTCGGGCATGCTGCTGGCATCGATGATGCTCGACGCCAGCGGCCAGCCGATCGAGAAAGTCATGTTCACCACCCTCGAACTGCGCGAGCAGATTCCGGACGCACATTTTGCGCCGACGATGATTGAAGCCGATCAGGTCTGGTATCGTGCGGGGCCGCGCCAGCAGCCGTTCCGCTTGCAACCCGATCCGGGCTGGCGGGTCGAACGCAAGCCGCCGGGTTTCGAAGTGACGTCTGTGAGCAAGCGGGTTATCGCCGCCAGTCCCCAGCCGGTGCAGCACATGATTTTGACCGACGGTCTTGCTTCCGTGTCGATTTTCATCACAAGGCCAATGGAACTCACCGCGTTTTTCAAGGGAACTACGCAAAGCGGCGCGCTGAACGCATTTGCGCGCAATCTGAACGGTTATCAGATTACCGTAGTCGGCGAAATGCCCGCGGAGACGGTCCGGATGATCGGACAGTCGATGGCCTATACGCCGTCCGAGTAG
- a CDS encoding trypsin-like peptidase domain-containing protein: protein MRPEIIVLALILRAGVSTADAHGLPDFTALVRSNAAGVVNISTTREEEPSAALPPNLDIPKLPEDNPLNDLLRRFFGDRQGEREPFRAESLGSGFIVSSDGYVITNRHVVEDADEIVVRLSDRRELLAKEVGHDTHSDIALLKIKADNLPVLKLGSSRALKQGEWVLAIGSPFGFDHSVTAGIVSAKGRSLPSENYVPFIQTDVAINPGNSGGPLFNLAGEVVGINSQIFSQTGGFMGLSFAIPIEVAMDVVQQLKTDGFVSRGWLGVYIQAVTRELAESFNMEIPTGALVTMLLPGSPALAGDLRVGDIILKFNGRKVPGSAALPPMVGRTSAGQRVELVILRNGKRITRRLRVGALPGEPSEVSIRTRTVAPDVSNLVLGFELRPLIKAGRRGQGTPGLRAVKVMDSPARDAACAGATGRG from the coding sequence ATGCGACCAGAGATTATTGTTCTGGCACTGATTTTACGCGCGGGCGTATCGACGGCTGACGCCCACGGGCTGCCTGACTTCACCGCACTGGTCAGGTCCAATGCCGCCGGCGTGGTCAACATCAGCACTACCCGCGAAGAAGAACCCAGTGCTGCACTACCCCCAAATCTGGACATCCCGAAACTTCCCGAAGACAACCCGCTGAACGACTTGCTGCGCCGCTTTTTTGGGGACCGTCAAGGCGAGCGCGAGCCGTTCCGTGCGGAGTCGCTTGGCTCCGGCTTTATCGTGTCCTCCGACGGCTATGTGATCACCAATCGTCACGTGGTCGAGGACGCCGACGAAATCGTCGTGCGGCTCAGCGACCGCCGCGAACTGCTGGCCAAAGAGGTCGGGCACGACACGCACAGCGACATCGCGCTGCTCAAGATCAAGGCCGACAATCTGCCGGTTCTGAAGCTGGGGAGCTCCAGAGCACTCAAGCAGGGAGAATGGGTGCTGGCGATCGGCTCGCCATTCGGCTTCGATCACTCGGTCACCGCCGGCATTGTCAGTGCCAAGGGCCGTAGCCTGCCGAGTGAAAACTACGTCCCGTTCATACAGACCGACGTGGCGATCAACCCCGGCAATTCGGGCGGACCGCTATTCAATCTGGCCGGCGAAGTCGTCGGCATCAACTCGCAGATTTTCAGTCAGACCGGTGGTTTCATGGGGCTTTCGTTCGCCATCCCCATCGAGGTTGCGATGGATGTGGTCCAGCAATTGAAGACCGACGGCTTCGTGTCACGCGGCTGGCTCGGCGTCTACATTCAAGCGGTAACGCGCGAGCTCGCGGAATCGTTCAACATGGAGATACCCACCGGCGCGCTGGTGACCATGTTGCTGCCGGGCAGTCCAGCGCTAGCGGGCGACCTGAGAGTCGGTGACATCATTCTGAAATTCAATGGCAGGAAAGTGCCCGGTTCCGCCGCCCTCCCGCCCATGGTCGGTCGCACCAGCGCCGGGCAACGGGTGGAACTCGTCATCCTGCGCAACGGCAAAAGAATCACGCGACGCTTGCGCGTGGGCGCGCTGCCCGGCGAGCCATCCGAAGTTTCCATCCGCACGAGGACAGTCGCGCCGGATGTCAGCAATCTCGTCCTGGGATTTGAACTGCGGCCGCTTATAAAAGCGGGGCGGCGCGGGCAGGGCACGCCCGGCCTGCGCGCGGTGAAAGTAATGGACAGTCCCGCCCGGGACGCGGCGTGCGCCGGGGCGACGGGGCGCGGATGA
- the lepA gene encoding elongation factor 4, which produces MQNIRNFSIIAHIDHGKSTLADRFIQHCEGLSAREMRAQVLDSMDLEKERGITIKAQAVSLNYHAKDGQTYQLNFIDTPGHVDFSYEVSRSLSACEGALLVVDASQGVEAQSVANSYTAIDQGLEVLPVINKIDLPAAEPDRVACEIEDVIGIDASFATRISAKTGQGVGDLLESLIRRIPPPQGDRLAPLKALIVDSWFDSYTGVVVLVRIMDGVVKPKQKIMAMSQQRSYQVEGVGIFTPKRTPRESLSAGEVGYLIAGIKDIDGAKIGDTLTSAERPAASPLPGYKEVQPNVFAGMFPVSADDFERFREALERLRLNDSALSFEPETSHALGFGFRCGFLGMLHMEIVQARLEREYDLELITTAPTVVYEVHTTNGGVLNIHNPAELPAPNLIAEIREPVVTATILVPHEYIGNVIGLCVEKRGVQTRMHYFGKQVSLGYELPLSEIVVDFFDRLKSVSRGFASFDYQPLHFQAAPLVKVDILINGERVDALAVIVHKDKSQARGRDLAERMQKIIPRQMFDVAIQAAVGSHIIARSSIKALRKNVTAKCYGGDVTRKRKLLEKQKAGKKRMKQIGRIEIPQEAFLAVLQVDK; this is translated from the coding sequence ATGCAAAACATACGAAATTTTTCCATTATCGCGCACATCGATCACGGCAAATCGACCCTGGCGGATCGGTTTATCCAGCACTGCGAGGGACTTTCGGCGCGCGAGATGCGCGCGCAGGTGCTGGATTCCATGGATCTGGAAAAAGAGCGTGGCATTACGATCAAGGCGCAAGCGGTGTCGCTCAACTACCACGCCAAAGACGGTCAAACCTATCAGCTTAATTTCATCGACACCCCGGGCCACGTCGATTTTTCCTACGAGGTTTCGCGCTCGCTGTCGGCCTGCGAGGGCGCACTGCTGGTGGTCGACGCCTCGCAGGGCGTGGAAGCGCAGAGTGTGGCCAATTCCTACACCGCCATCGATCAGGGCCTGGAAGTGCTGCCGGTCATCAACAAGATCGATCTGCCGGCCGCGGAACCCGACCGCGTGGCATGCGAAATCGAAGATGTCATCGGCATCGACGCCTCGTTTGCTACGCGGATCAGCGCCAAGACCGGTCAGGGGGTGGGCGACCTCCTGGAAAGCCTGATCAGACGCATCCCGCCCCCGCAAGGCGACCGCCTGGCGCCGCTGAAAGCCCTGATCGTGGATTCGTGGTTCGACAGTTACACCGGCGTGGTGGTGTTGGTGCGCATCATGGACGGCGTGGTCAAGCCCAAACAGAAAATCATGGCGATGTCGCAACAGCGCAGCTATCAGGTCGAAGGTGTGGGCATTTTTACGCCAAAGCGCACGCCCAGGGAGTCTTTAAGCGCGGGCGAAGTCGGCTATCTGATCGCCGGCATCAAGGATATCGACGGCGCGAAGATCGGCGATACCCTCACCTCCGCCGAGCGTCCCGCAGCCTCGCCGCTGCCGGGCTACAAGGAGGTACAGCCCAATGTTTTTGCCGGCATGTTCCCCGTCAGCGCCGACGACTTCGAACGCTTTCGCGAGGCGCTGGAGCGTTTGCGGCTGAACGATTCCGCGCTCAGTTTCGAGCCTGAAACGTCGCACGCGCTGGGCTTCGGTTTCCGCTGCGGATTCTTAGGCATGCTGCACATGGAAATCGTGCAGGCGCGTCTGGAACGCGAGTATGACCTCGAACTGATTACCACAGCACCTACCGTGGTCTACGAAGTTCACACCACCAACGGCGGGGTGCTGAACATCCACAATCCCGCCGAACTGCCCGCGCCCAATCTCATCGCCGAGATCCGGGAACCCGTGGTCACGGCGACCATTCTGGTGCCGCACGAGTACATCGGCAACGTCATCGGTCTGTGCGTGGAAAAGCGCGGCGTGCAAACGCGCATGCATTACTTCGGCAAGCAGGTGTCGCTCGGGTATGAACTCCCTTTGAGCGAGATCGTGGTGGATTTCTTCGACCGCCTTAAATCTGTCAGCCGCGGCTTTGCCTCGTTCGATTATCAGCCGTTGCATTTTCAGGCGGCGCCGCTGGTCAAGGTGGACATTCTTATAAACGGCGAGCGGGTCGATGCGCTGGCGGTGATCGTGCACAAGGACAAATCGCAGGCGCGCGGCCGCGACCTGGCCGAACGCATGCAGAAAATTATTCCGCGCCAGATGTTCGATGTGGCGATTCAGGCCGCGGTCGGTTCGCACATTATCGCGCGAAGCAGTATCAAGGCTCTGCGGAAAAATGTTACGGCCAAGTGTTATGGCGGCGACGTGACGCGCAAGCGCAAGCTGCTGGAAAAACAAAAAGCCGGCAAGAAGCGCATGAAGCAGATTGGCCGCATCGAGATCCCGCAGGAGGCTTTCCTGGCTGTGCTGCAGGTGGACAAATAA